The window TATTTTATCATGCCAATAAAAAAATAGTCTATTATTACTAATCTCTTGCCTTAATAACAAGTAATAACCCTTTCTTTATGGAAACTTCCGCCACATCTTCAATAAACTCATTGCTTAACCCTCTTGAAGGTCCGATTTCTAAAGTTGCATTTTCGAGGGGATATAACAAACCTTTCGTAGTAATGCCTTCCACCTTTTCAGTAAGAGGAAGAAGCGTAACTTTTGTATTCTCTTGTTTGTTCAGCCTGATAAATTTATCAATCAGGGTTATTTCATTATTCTCATCTATAATATACCCTTTAACTCCTCTATCCGTCATTTTCTTCAAGAGAAATATATTTGCCAGTGAATGATCCAGCCTGTTCCCAAAACCACCTAAAATATATATGGAGGTGCATCCATTATCAATTGCATAATTTACAGCCAGTTGTGTATCGGTTTCATCTTTTGCCTGGGGATACCTTATTATTTTTACCCCTGCATTTTCATAGAACCTGTAATCTTCCATTGAAATAGAATCAAAATCGCCCAGGAGAACATCCACTTTAAACCCTAATTGCCTGGCATGGTGAGCACCACCATCAACGCTAATCACCAGCATGGAAGAGGTAGATTCAAAATATTTCTGATAATATGTATAATCTTTTATTGTACCACTGCAAATGACTATTCCAGTCATATATACCTCCATTAAAACATTACCAGAAGCAAGGGGACAGTTCTTCTGAAGCAAGGGGACGGTTCTCTTGCTTCCGTTTTAGTATCAGAAGCAAAAACCTAGAGTCGGTAAAGAGCCGTTAAGAAGCCGACAAAGAGCCAGCAAATAGTTAACAAAAAGCCGACAAAGAAGCAGAAGAACCGTCCCTCCGCTTCCGGAAGCGGAAGAACCGTCCCCTTGCTTCCCTAGTCCCATTGTTTCCGGGAAGCGAGATCTTTGTATAAATCCACATATCTTTCATATCTGCCCGGATCTATTAATCCTTTTCCCAAAGCAGCTTTGACACAGCAGCCTGGCTCGCTGATGTGGCTGCAGCCTACGAACTTGCAACTCTCAGGATAGCGGTTAAATTCCGGATAATACAAATTAAGCTCTTTATGTTGAATATCATTTATTTCAAACATGCTGAATCCGGGTGTATCTACAACAAATCCACCTTGCTCCAACTTAACAATTTCTGCATGTCTTGTAGTATGTTTTCCTCTTTTTATTTTTTCACTTACTACTCCCGTCTTCATTATCTGAGAATTCAATATTTTATTTAGAATTGTGGATTTTCCAACTCCTGACTGGCCTGCAAAAACACTAATCCTGTCTTTAAGTTCCTCTTTAAGTTGGTCAAATCCTTCTCCCGTACATGAGCTTGTGAAAATTACTTTATACCCGGCTTTTTCATAACCACCTCTTATTTCATAACGCAGGTTCTCGTTATCCAGGTCGATTTTATTGACACAAACCAAGGCTCTCATGCGTTTATATTCTGCAGTAATAAGCAGCTTATCAACCAGATAATAATCAGGGTCAGGTGATTTTACGGCCACCACTGCCACCAACTGGTTTACATTCGCTACAGCAGGTCGGACAAGTTCACTTTCTCTTTCTAAAATTTCAGTTATTACACCTGTTTTTTTATCGCTGTCAATTTCTGAAATTACAACCCGGTCTCCAGGCAAAGGAGTCATTCCATTCTTACGAAAAACTCCTCTTGCCTTACACTCGTAAACGCAGTCGGGAGTTATTACATAATAGAACCCTCCGATTCCTTTTTGTATTATGCCAACTGGCAAAATTTCAACCTCCCTGATCTAATTACATAGACTTATCTCACAAATTCAGTATAGAACTTGCCGTTTAATATGACCCTAACCTTGGTATATCCGCCTTCAGGTACAGGTATAGGCAGACTAAGCGGGAAACTACTGGTTTTGACTTTATCATCCATGAATACTTCCACTTTATTGGTATCTGAAGGTGTTATTTCAATGTATACTTTTACTTCATCCTCATATGATTCCGGGTTAGTCAAATTAAGTGGAGTACTTACAATATTCCTTTTTACATTTTTCCCATTATCTGTATCGTTTCCGGAAGAATAGCTGCCGGTATTATTCTGGTCCTCTCCATGAATGTCAAATATTAAATCAACAGGTGTTCCTTCATTAACTTCTGTACCTGCCTCAGGGAACTGGCCTGCAATCTTTGCTACATCACTGACTATCCCTTCAGGAAGTATCCTTCCAATAGATAACTTATTCTCAATTAATAATTGTTGTGCTTCAGCCCTGGTTTTACCAGTAAGAGAAGGAACCACCACTGTCGTAATTTTCGGTCCAATACTCTTATATACAATTACTATTGTACCTGGCTTTACTTCCTCATCAGCTTTAGGTTCGGTTCTGGTCACAAGATTATTGGCGATGGTTTCGCTATGCTCCTCCTCTATCCTGACCTTAAGCTTCATATTTTTAAGTTTGGCTT of the Clostridiaceae bacterium genome contains:
- a CDS encoding thiamine diphosphokinase, coding for MTGIVICSGTIKDYTYYQKYFESTSSMLVISVDGGAHHARQLGFKVDVLLGDFDSISMEDYRFYENAGVKIIRYPQAKDETDTQLAVNYAIDNGCTSIYILGGFGNRLDHSLANIFLLKKMTDRGVKGYIIDENNEITLIDKFIRLNKQENTKVTLLPLTEKVEGITTKGLLYPLENATLEIGPSRGLSNEFIEDVAEVSIKKGLLLVIKARD
- the rsgA gene encoding ribosome small subunit-dependent GTPase A, with the protein product MPVGIIQKGIGGFYYVITPDCVYECKARGVFRKNGMTPLPGDRVVISEIDSDKKTGVITEILERESELVRPAVANVNQLVAVVAVKSPDPDYYLVDKLLITAEYKRMRALVCVNKIDLDNENLRYEIRGGYEKAGYKVIFTSSCTGEGFDQLKEELKDRISVFAGQSGVGKSTILNKILNSQIMKTGVVSEKIKRGKHTTRHAEIVKLEQGGFVVDTPGFSMFEINDIQHKELNLYYPEFNRYPESCKFVGCSHISEPGCCVKAALGKGLIDPGRYERYVDLYKDLASRKQWD